Proteins encoded together in one Myxococcus stipitatus window:
- a CDS encoding BatA domain-containing protein, with translation MTFGNPWMLLGALGAFIPLLVHLFDRRRPRPHPFGPLAFVLRSQKRTASRLKLKRLLLYVLRTLILLAIPFALAKPELGNDAHAAQVVKGPAATAILLDASLSMRWSDGTSLFERGRDEARDALKDLLPEEPATVVVCTATPAAPPAPGFDRGRLRGMVDEAKPTYGPADLSRCMDLAARALEENPMPAKRLVVVSDMAASAFRLEAPPPTMKGPTGAPVKPEVVLRDVASGRDALNNHAIVDLRVEPALQAGPRAFQFTFTVRNFGTEAAKDLEAAVRVGEATLAKGFVDVPAGGTTQKALTVRFPQGGTVVGEVTLAPDALAEDDRRAFVLPVPRALKALVVNGAPHATRYRDEAFFVDAALTAPGSPVEVAVRDAEVGLGEDFSGYDLVLLLNVAAPSAEEAARLSTFVENGGGLFISMGDRVNTEDYNQRLGALLPRPLRVVRTSAERDTDPEAETKAARLAQVKSEHVLFSPFTGRAEEGLIGARFYRYMLLEADNPANPGASQVLATYEDGAPAVAVMRKGKGRVALLTSTVDRDWSDFAIRTSFLPLMQRFAAYLTGSLEEREEVRVRVGEQVTLRPEGSQKVTAVRAPDGGELPVKEQSDGSVVAGPVTEPGAHSVLGADGKMQPALSFAATLDPAESDLTRVPQDTLTAYFGEETVKASTGDEDKPTVPLWTWLILAACVAFFLEGTLLRK, from the coding sequence GTGACGTTCGGCAATCCGTGGATGCTGCTGGGCGCGCTGGGCGCCTTCATCCCCCTGCTGGTGCACCTGTTCGACCGCCGCCGGCCGCGTCCCCACCCGTTCGGCCCGCTGGCCTTCGTGCTGCGCAGCCAGAAGCGCACCGCCAGCCGCCTCAAGCTCAAGCGGCTGCTGCTGTACGTGCTGCGCACGCTCATCCTGCTGGCCATCCCCTTCGCGCTGGCGAAGCCGGAGCTGGGCAACGACGCGCACGCCGCGCAGGTGGTGAAGGGGCCGGCGGCCACGGCCATCCTCCTGGACGCGTCCTTGTCCATGCGCTGGTCGGACGGCACGTCGCTGTTCGAGCGGGGCCGCGACGAGGCGCGCGACGCGCTGAAGGACCTGCTGCCGGAGGAGCCCGCCACGGTGGTGGTGTGCACCGCGACGCCCGCGGCGCCCCCCGCGCCGGGCTTCGACCGGGGCCGGCTGCGCGGCATGGTGGACGAGGCGAAGCCGACGTATGGCCCGGCGGACCTGTCGCGGTGCATGGACCTGGCGGCGCGCGCGCTGGAGGAGAACCCCATGCCGGCCAAGCGGCTGGTGGTGGTCTCCGACATGGCCGCGTCCGCCTTCCGGCTGGAGGCGCCGCCGCCCACGATGAAGGGCCCCACGGGCGCGCCGGTGAAGCCGGAGGTGGTGCTGCGCGACGTGGCCTCCGGGCGCGACGCGCTCAACAACCACGCCATCGTGGACCTGCGGGTGGAGCCCGCGCTCCAGGCCGGGCCGCGCGCGTTCCAGTTCACCTTCACGGTGCGCAACTTCGGGACGGAGGCCGCCAAGGACCTGGAGGCCGCGGTCCGCGTGGGCGAGGCGACGCTGGCCAAGGGCTTCGTGGACGTGCCCGCCGGAGGCACGACGCAGAAGGCGCTGACGGTGCGCTTCCCGCAGGGCGGCACGGTGGTGGGCGAGGTGACGCTGGCGCCGGACGCGCTGGCGGAGGATGACCGCCGGGCCTTCGTGCTGCCGGTGCCGCGCGCGCTGAAGGCGCTGGTGGTGAACGGCGCGCCGCACGCGACGCGCTATCGCGACGAGGCCTTCTTCGTGGACGCGGCGCTGACGGCGCCGGGCTCGCCCGTGGAGGTGGCGGTGCGCGACGCGGAGGTGGGGCTGGGCGAGGACTTCTCCGGCTACGACCTGGTGCTGCTGCTCAACGTGGCGGCGCCGAGCGCGGAGGAGGCGGCGCGGCTTTCGACCTTCGTGGAGAACGGCGGGGGCCTGTTCATCAGCATGGGCGACCGGGTGAACACGGAGGACTACAACCAGCGGCTGGGCGCGCTGCTGCCGCGTCCCCTGCGCGTGGTGCGCACCAGCGCCGAGCGCGACACGGACCCGGAGGCGGAGACGAAGGCCGCGCGGCTGGCGCAGGTGAAGTCGGAGCACGTCCTCTTCTCGCCCTTCACGGGCCGCGCGGAGGAGGGCCTCATCGGGGCGCGCTTCTACCGGTACATGCTGCTGGAGGCGGACAACCCGGCCAACCCGGGCGCCAGCCAGGTGCTGGCCACGTACGAGGACGGCGCGCCCGCGGTGGCGGTGATGCGCAAGGGCAAGGGCCGCGTGGCGCTGCTCACCAGCACGGTGGACCGCGACTGGAGCGACTTCGCCATCCGCACCAGCTTCCTGCCGTTGATGCAGCGCTTCGCGGCGTACCTCACCGGCTCGCTGGAGGAGCGCGAAGAGGTGCGGGTGCGCGTGGGCGAGCAGGTGACGCTGCGTCCGGAGGGCTCGCAGAAGGTGACGGCGGTGCGCGCGCCGGACGGCGGCGAATTGCCGGTGAAGGAGCAGTCGGACGGCTCGGTGGTGGCGGGGCCGGTGACGGAGCCCGGGGCGCACTCGGTGCTCGGCGCGGACGGGAAGATGCAGCCCGCGCTGTCCTTCGCCGCGACGCTGGACCCGGCGGAGAGTGATTTGACGCGCGTCCCTCAAGACACGCTGACCGCCTACTTCGGCGAGGAGACGGTGAAGGCGTCCACGGGTGACGAGGACAAGCCCACGGTGCCGCTGTGGACGTGGCTCATCCTCGCCGCGTGCGTGGCGTTCTTCCTGGAGGGCACGCTGCTGCGCAAGTAG
- a CDS encoding double-CXXCG motif protein, whose protein sequence is MRFYQMDLSHPRRWDGRYKLQRRYALPGIKKCPACKLTWGVMRTLGSVDVTGLPEAWEFEVLKPAPIEDYERLAEVVKPLCPPWAILEPGTQFGPLHGKARGSFGALSVDTWRGLVVREDVVESLQAAGLRGLLPVPVVLEKPLKGPGLVELDPPVHGRVHPGAVPLNTGHPCARCGHHFFREYPTLRADPESLPTDLDVFVLADAPFQPLVSERFIEVLRECDTFDVEFKEVPLTPPSERPANF, encoded by the coding sequence GTGCGTTTCTACCAGATGGACCTCTCGCATCCACGCAGGTGGGATGGGAGGTACAAGCTCCAGCGACGGTACGCGCTACCGGGCATCAAGAAGTGCCCGGCCTGCAAGCTGACCTGGGGCGTCATGCGCACGCTGGGCTCGGTGGACGTCACGGGGCTTCCAGAGGCCTGGGAGTTCGAGGTCCTCAAGCCGGCGCCCATCGAGGACTACGAGCGGCTGGCGGAGGTGGTGAAGCCCCTGTGTCCCCCGTGGGCCATCCTGGAGCCGGGGACGCAGTTCGGTCCCCTCCATGGAAAGGCGCGCGGGAGCTTCGGGGCGTTGAGCGTGGACACCTGGCGGGGCCTCGTGGTCCGTGAGGACGTCGTGGAGTCACTCCAGGCGGCGGGGCTGCGCGGTCTCCTGCCCGTGCCCGTGGTCCTCGAGAAGCCGCTCAAGGGACCGGGCCTCGTCGAGCTCGACCCGCCCGTGCACGGACGGGTGCATCCGGGCGCGGTCCCCCTGAACACGGGGCACCCGTGCGCGCGCTGTGGACATCACTTCTTCAGGGAGTACCCGACCCTCCGCGCCGACCCCGAGTCCCTGCCCACGGACCTGGACGTGTTCGTGCTCGCCGACGCGCCGTTCCAGCCCCTCGTGAGCGAGCGCTTCATCGAGGTCCTGCGGGAGTGCGACACCTTCGACGTCGAGTTCAAGGAGGTGCCGCTGACACCTCCGAGCGAGCGCCCCGCCAACTTCTGA
- a CDS encoding ribosomal protein L7/L12, producing the protein MVPGPDIVIACPHCGALHRRWSLASGNTFGAVLWSDGWFDAPMRPLPPWIARCAGCRRFFWVERATELGEMDSYPFQRDETLTTLTLESTGARRVEVMQCLRALRKLSLAEVKHLVDHLPARIGEYVFPADARHVIATLGQLGAHVSSTCVVTRPYVQTNPQEWSEAPQVEYVSEALFLEAIREGLATTPDEERELRRWAWWVGNKDHRKGAPWVPLSQRAPEVRANAEALMALCDSRDAEQRRMHAELLRESERFEEALALLDLPPSLSASPGFDILRDAAHRRDSRLLPLPSTDAV; encoded by the coding sequence ATGGTTCCCGGTCCCGACATCGTCATCGCATGTCCCCACTGTGGAGCCCTCCACCGGCGCTGGTCCCTGGCCTCCGGCAACACCTTCGGCGCCGTGCTGTGGAGCGACGGCTGGTTCGACGCCCCCATGCGCCCCTTGCCTCCGTGGATTGCCCGCTGCGCGGGCTGCCGACGGTTCTTCTGGGTCGAGCGCGCCACGGAGCTGGGCGAGATGGACTCCTACCCGTTCCAGCGCGATGAGACGCTCACCACCCTCACCCTCGAGAGCACGGGCGCGCGTCGCGTCGAGGTCATGCAGTGCTTGCGAGCGCTGCGGAAGCTGAGCCTCGCGGAGGTGAAGCACCTCGTCGACCACCTGCCCGCGCGCATCGGCGAGTACGTCTTCCCAGCCGACGCCCGACACGTCATCGCCACGCTGGGGCAGCTAGGCGCCCACGTCAGCTCGACCTGCGTCGTCACCCGCCCCTACGTGCAGACGAATCCCCAGGAGTGGAGCGAGGCGCCCCAGGTGGAGTACGTGAGCGAAGCGCTCTTCCTGGAGGCGATTCGAGAGGGCCTCGCGACGACTCCCGACGAGGAGCGCGAGCTGCGGCGGTGGGCCTGGTGGGTGGGGAACAAGGACCACCGCAAAGGGGCCCCCTGGGTGCCCCTCTCCCAACGGGCTCCCGAGGTCCGCGCCAACGCCGAGGCCCTCATGGCCCTGTGCGATTCCCGCGACGCCGAGCAGCGACGGATGCACGCGGAGCTGCTGCGTGAGTCCGAGCGCTTCGAGGAAGCACTCGCGCTCCTGGACCTTCCGCCCTCCCTGTCGGCGAGCCCGGGGTTCGACATCCTCCGTGACGCTGCGCACAGACGTGATTCGCGGCTGCTTCCGCTGCCCTCGACCGACGCGGTTTGA
- the dbpA gene encoding ATP-dependent RNA helicase DbpA encodes MDFATLSLSPPLLQVLNELKFETATPIQERAIPVLLQGKDLVGQAKTGSGKTAAFSLPVLQKVRLQDRYVQALVLCPTRELCAQVAGELRRLGRRMPQLQVVVLAGGQPIRPQLEALEKGAHVAVGTPGRVLDVLDRDALDTRRLGTVVLDEADRMLDMGFREDMERILGAMPSRRQTVLFSATFPPDIEKLSKTFQRDPVRVTVEDATAAPDIRQVRYTCEPEAKQATLLRVLRQYQPASAIVFCNQKATVVEVTKALAASGVSVDGLQGDMEQFDRDQVMAKFRNLSTRVLVATDVAGRGIDVEALDAVVNFDLPFQPEPYVHRIGRTGRAGRMGLAISLVTPRDERKVETIEEAIGTKLEVGDVDALPPAEGGGAAFLGSTWETLYISAGRKDKMRPGDILGALTGEAGGFNATDVGKIEIQDHIAYVAVARRVAKVAFQRLSEGRIKGRKHRIAWVR; translated from the coding sequence ATGGACTTCGCCACGCTCTCCTTGTCACCCCCGCTGCTCCAGGTCTTGAACGAGCTGAAGTTCGAGACGGCCACGCCGATTCAAGAGCGCGCCATCCCCGTGCTGTTGCAGGGCAAGGACCTGGTGGGCCAGGCGAAGACGGGCAGCGGCAAGACGGCGGCCTTCTCGCTCCCGGTGCTCCAGAAGGTGCGCCTCCAGGACCGGTACGTCCAGGCGCTGGTGCTGTGCCCCACGCGCGAGCTGTGCGCCCAGGTCGCCGGAGAGCTGCGCCGGCTGGGGCGGCGCATGCCGCAGCTCCAGGTAGTGGTGCTCGCGGGAGGCCAGCCCATCCGCCCGCAGCTGGAGGCGCTGGAGAAGGGCGCGCACGTCGCGGTGGGGACGCCGGGGCGGGTGCTGGACGTGCTGGACCGCGACGCGCTCGACACGCGGCGGCTGGGCACGGTGGTGCTGGACGAGGCGGACCGGATGCTCGACATGGGCTTCCGCGAGGACATGGAGCGCATCCTCGGCGCGATGCCGTCGCGTCGTCAGACGGTGCTCTTCTCCGCGACCTTCCCGCCGGACATCGAGAAGCTGAGCAAGACGTTCCAGCGCGACCCCGTGCGCGTGACGGTGGAGGACGCGACCGCCGCGCCCGACATCCGGCAGGTGCGCTACACGTGCGAGCCCGAGGCGAAGCAGGCGACGCTGCTGCGCGTGCTGCGCCAGTACCAGCCGGCGTCGGCCATCGTCTTCTGCAACCAGAAGGCGACGGTGGTGGAGGTGACGAAGGCGCTCGCCGCGTCCGGCGTGAGCGTGGACGGGTTGCAGGGCGACATGGAGCAGTTCGACCGCGACCAGGTGATGGCGAAGTTCCGCAACCTGAGCACGCGGGTGCTGGTGGCCACGGACGTCGCGGGGCGCGGCATCGACGTCGAGGCGCTGGACGCCGTGGTGAACTTCGACCTGCCGTTCCAGCCGGAGCCCTACGTCCACCGCATCGGCCGCACCGGACGCGCGGGGCGGATGGGCCTGGCCATCTCGCTCGTCACGCCGCGCGACGAGCGGAAGGTGGAGACCATCGAGGAGGCCATCGGCACGAAGCTGGAGGTCGGCGATGTGGACGCGCTGCCGCCAGCGGAAGGGGGCGGCGCGGCGTTCCTCGGCTCGACGTGGGAGACGCTCTACATCTCCGCGGGCCGCAAGGACAAGATGCGGCCCGGTGACATCCTCGGCGCGCTGACGGGCGAGGCGGGGGGCTTCAACGCCACGGACGTGGGGAAGATCGAAATCCAGGACCACATCGCCTACGTGGCCGTCGCGCGGCGCGTGGCGAAGGTGGCCTTCCAGCGCTTGAGCGAGGGCCGCATCAAGGGCCGCAAGCACCGCATCGCGTGGGTGCGATAG
- a CDS encoding DUF488 domain-containing protein, which produces MIQLERVYHHLEREPSEGARFLVERLWPRGVKKERLELDGWLKDVSPSTELRKWYSHDPARWKEFQRRYARELGEHRDAMAPLLEAAREGDVTLLYSARDEDRNSAVVLKGVLEQELRRKSRRSRPRRPTVH; this is translated from the coding sequence ATGATTCAACTCGAACGTGTCTACCACCACCTGGAGCGGGAGCCGTCGGAGGGGGCGCGCTTCCTGGTGGAGCGGCTGTGGCCTCGGGGCGTGAAGAAGGAGCGGCTGGAGCTGGACGGCTGGCTCAAGGACGTGAGCCCCAGCACCGAGCTTCGCAAGTGGTACTCCCACGACCCGGCGCGCTGGAAGGAGTTCCAGCGGCGGTATGCCCGGGAGCTGGGCGAGCATCGCGACGCCATGGCGCCCCTGCTGGAGGCCGCCCGCGAGGGGGACGTGACGCTGCTCTACAGCGCGCGGGACGAGGACCGGAACAGCGCGGTCGTCCTGAAGGGCGTCCTGGAGCAGGAGCTGCGGCGGAAGTCACGCCGCTCGCGGCCTCGTCGCCCGACGGTCCATTGA
- the nagZ gene encoding beta-N-acetylhexosaminidase, giving the protein MVGFPGTRIDEDLASLMDDGIYGAILFKRNVGTAQETAALCRELKTRAGRPFILSVDQEGGRVARLRGAPFTTLPPMRELGQAGDARRAERVGRLLAHELRAVGFDWDFAPVLDVDTNPANPVIGDRSFSRDPEEVARLGVALARGLEAGGVASCGKHFPGHGDTTTDSHLTLPRLPHDLERLRRVELVPFRAFAQARLASLMTAHVLFDALDPGVPATMSQRVLGGVLREELGFDGVLVSDDLEMKAIADHYSVEEAAVQGTLAGVDLFLVCHKADVQRRAIEAVVKAVESGRIPRERILEAHRRLEALASRFAHPAEDRLATLGDTEHRALAQGLDSAFAGKDPTEVMLASR; this is encoded by the coding sequence ATGGTGGGCTTCCCCGGCACCCGCATCGACGAAGACCTCGCCTCGCTGATGGATGACGGCATCTACGGCGCCATCCTCTTCAAGCGCAACGTGGGCACGGCCCAGGAGACGGCCGCGCTGTGCCGCGAGCTGAAGACGCGCGCGGGGCGGCCGTTCATCCTGTCGGTGGACCAGGAGGGGGGGCGCGTGGCGCGGCTGCGGGGCGCGCCCTTCACCACGCTGCCGCCCATGCGCGAGCTGGGACAGGCGGGCGACGCGCGCAGGGCGGAGCGCGTGGGCCGGCTGCTCGCGCACGAGCTGCGAGCGGTGGGCTTCGACTGGGACTTCGCGCCGGTGCTGGACGTGGACACCAACCCGGCCAACCCCGTCATCGGCGACCGGAGCTTCAGCCGGGACCCCGAGGAGGTGGCGCGGTTGGGCGTGGCGCTCGCGCGCGGACTGGAGGCCGGCGGCGTCGCCTCGTGCGGCAAGCACTTCCCCGGCCACGGGGACACCACCACGGACAGCCACCTCACGCTGCCCCGGCTGCCGCATGACCTGGAGCGGCTGCGCCGCGTGGAGCTGGTGCCCTTCCGCGCGTTCGCGCAGGCGCGGCTGGCGTCGCTGATGACGGCGCACGTGCTCTTCGACGCGCTCGACCCGGGCGTGCCCGCGACGATGAGCCAGCGCGTGCTGGGGGGCGTGCTGCGCGAGGAGCTGGGCTTCGACGGCGTGCTCGTCAGCGACGACCTGGAGATGAAGGCCATCGCCGACCACTACTCGGTGGAGGAGGCCGCGGTGCAGGGCACGCTGGCGGGCGTGGACCTGTTCCTCGTGTGCCACAAGGCGGACGTGCAGCGCCGGGCCATCGAGGCGGTGGTGAAGGCGGTGGAGTCCGGGCGCATCCCCCGCGAGCGCATCCTCGAGGCACACCGCAGGCTCGAGGCGCTCGCCTCGCGCTTCGCGCATCCGGCCGAGGACCGGCTCGCCACGCTCGGAGACACGGAGCACCGGGCCCTCGCCCAGGGGCTCGACAGCGCCTTCGCGGGCAAGGACCCCACCGAGGTCATGCTCGCCTCGCGCTGA